The Collimonas fungivorans Ter331 genome has a segment encoding these proteins:
- a CDS encoding polysaccharide biosynthesis tyrosine autokinase: MTSLNPLQQHFTDKHEEISLAAILDILLDNRWLIGLITAGFLLLGALYAFLGTPIYKADILVQVEDNSPSAAASNMLADMSAMFDVKSTAPAEIEILGSRLVVSRSVDNLHLFIDQGPKYFPIIGALIARHNLDLSEPGLFGMGGYAWGSEKIDADVFNVPQVLETETFKLTNLGKGRYSLASSAFDQVFEGVVGKTEKFTVSAGVIELHVAQMQAKPGIVFKLVRNSRLKTIQDLQDQLNIAEKGKQSGVIGAELLGPDPYLVSATMNEIGRQYVQQNVERKSAEATKSLDFLDGQLPELKTELDKAENLYNALREKVGTIDMGEEAKLVLQQSVSTDTQILELRQKRKDLSTRFADSHPSILAIDRQIGALQSEQGKISGRIKTLPNSEQDVLRLMRDVTVNTSLYTGLLNNIQQLKLLKAGKIGNVRVVDSAALPEIPVIPKKPLVFALALLLGLFFGVVTAILRNILYGGISNPEDIERHAGLSVYSTVPLSDAQQQLNVKIKAKSKEMALLAVSDPHDTAIESLRSLRTALQFAMLEAHNNIVLLTGPAPGVGKSFISANLAAVIASSGKRVLLIDADLRKGHLNQYFGMGRGKGLSELISGSSKPSDAIHKAIVPNLDFISTGTLPPNPAELFLVGRMSELLQEFSAAYDLVLIDTPPVLAASDTGILAALAGTAFLVARAETTKLGEIVESMKRLAQTGVHAKGVIFNGLRLDTRRYGYGNTGRYRYTAYSYKPQEVKS, translated from the coding sequence ATGACTTCACTCAATCCGCTGCAACAACATTTCACCGACAAGCATGAGGAAATCAGCCTAGCGGCCATTCTCGATATTCTGTTGGACAATCGCTGGCTGATCGGCTTGATTACCGCCGGCTTTTTGCTGCTTGGCGCTTTGTACGCCTTCCTGGGAACGCCTATCTACAAAGCCGACATCCTGGTGCAGGTGGAAGACAATTCTCCCAGCGCCGCCGCCAGCAACATGCTGGCCGACATGTCGGCGATGTTCGATGTCAAATCCACCGCGCCGGCGGAAATAGAAATCCTCGGCTCGCGCCTGGTGGTCTCCAGGAGCGTCGACAACCTGCATCTGTTCATCGACCAGGGGCCGAAGTACTTCCCCATCATCGGCGCCCTGATTGCGCGCCATAACCTGGACCTGTCCGAGCCCGGCCTGTTCGGCATGGGCGGCTACGCCTGGGGCAGCGAAAAGATCGATGCCGACGTGTTCAATGTGCCGCAGGTGCTGGAAACCGAAACGTTCAAGCTGACCAATCTCGGCAAGGGTCGCTACAGCCTGGCCAGTTCGGCGTTCGACCAGGTGTTTGAAGGCGTGGTCGGCAAGACCGAAAAATTCACCGTGAGCGCCGGCGTGATCGAACTGCATGTGGCGCAAATGCAGGCCAAGCCTGGCATCGTGTTCAAGCTGGTGCGCAATTCCCGCCTGAAGACCATACAGGATTTGCAAGACCAGCTGAATATCGCTGAAAAAGGCAAACAGTCCGGCGTCATCGGCGCCGAGCTGCTGGGGCCGGATCCTTACCTGGTGAGCGCGACCATGAATGAAATCGGCCGCCAGTACGTGCAGCAGAACGTCGAGCGCAAATCGGCCGAGGCTACCAAGTCGCTGGATTTCCTGGATGGCCAGCTGCCGGAACTGAAGACAGAGCTGGACAAGGCGGAAAACCTGTACAACGCCTTGCGGGAGAAGGTCGGCACCATCGACATGGGCGAAGAAGCCAAGCTGGTGCTGCAGCAATCGGTATCGACCGACACCCAGATCCTGGAACTGAGGCAGAAGCGCAAGGACCTTTCGACGCGTTTTGCCGACTCGCATCCGTCGATCCTGGCCATCGATCGCCAGATCGGCGCGCTGCAGAGCGAGCAGGGCAAGATATCCGGCCGCATCAAGACGTTGCCGAACAGCGAGCAGGACGTATTGCGCCTGATGCGCGATGTCACCGTCAACACCAGCTTGTATACCGGTTTGTTGAATAATATCCAGCAGCTGAAACTGCTCAAGGCGGGCAAGATCGGCAACGTGCGCGTGGTCGATTCCGCCGCGCTTCCGGAAATCCCTGTCATCCCGAAAAAGCCGCTGGTGTTTGCGCTGGCGCTGCTGCTCGGCCTGTTCTTCGGTGTGGTGACGGCGATATTGCGCAATATCCTGTATGGCGGCATCAGCAATCCTGAAGACATCGAGCGCCATGCCGGCCTGAGCGTGTATTCCACCGTGCCGTTGAGCGACGCCCAGCAGCAGCTAAATGTCAAGATCAAGGCGAAATCCAAGGAGATGGCGCTGCTGGCGGTGTCCGATCCCCACGACACGGCGATTGAAAGCCTGCGCAGCCTGCGCACCGCGCTGCAGTTCGCCATGCTGGAAGCGCATAACAACATCGTGCTGCTGACCGGGCCTGCGCCCGGGGTCGGCAAATCGTTCATCTCGGCCAACCTGGCTGCGGTGATTGCCTCTTCCGGCAAACGCGTGCTGCTGATCGACGCCGACCTGCGCAAAGGCCATCTCAACCAGTATTTCGGCATGGGACGCGGCAAAGGCCTGTCCGAACTGATTTCCGGCAGCAGCAAGCCGAGCGATGCGATACACAAAGCCATCGTGCCGAACCTGGATTTCATTTCCACCGGCACCTTGCCGCCGAATCCGGCCGAGCTGTTCCTGGTCGGCCGCATGTCCGAGCTGCTGCAAGAATTTTCCGCCGCCTACGACCTGGTGCTGATCGATACGCCGCCGGTGCTGGCCGCTTCCGATACCGGCATCCTGGCGGCCCTGGCCGGCACGGCATTCCTGGTTGCCCGCGCCGAGACCACCAAGCTGGGTGAAATCGTCGAATCCATGAAGCGCCTGGCGCAGACCGGAGTCCACGCAAAGGGCGTGATCTTCAACGGCCTGCGGCTCGATACCCGCAGATACGGATACGGCAATACCGGACGCTATCGCTACACCGCTTATTCCTATAAACCGCAAGAAGTCAAATCCTGA
- a CDS encoding polysaccharide pyruvyl transferase family protein: MKIVICAVPYSPNLGDGVIYENIKQLLLERVPGAEVSALDIAGRDDYVKAGISKKSLVNKVPKLLRPYAVCTYFSLQYFLRWRRKWVAQLADADLVVVGGGQLLLDVHLNFPVKLFLLSKAVKAAGKSGKVAVFGVGVSKSMSRAGTGLIKRTWENLAPIQASTRDIASAQNLKLILAQPLEVKVTPDPGIYSQQTFAAFLPPRTAGNVLGICISSPLELNQAGVEKQDYSERIGKYFQELAQQAMTLGYRVHLFTNGSPEDEAFKDALAADLDPEIVNLPRPGVPSQLVANIGQCDCIIAHRLHANIVAYALDIPSIGLNWDSKVQSFFELTGRGRFFMQAPVPDVTRTFKLLYQALQVDGTGEKVRLTQQLTTEIAALLERSGLAAKASAPEPDRDQAGRAAAAAA, from the coding sequence ATGAAAATCGTGATCTGCGCTGTTCCCTATAGCCCCAACCTGGGCGATGGCGTCATCTATGAAAACATCAAGCAGCTGCTGCTGGAGCGCGTGCCTGGCGCCGAGGTCAGCGCGCTCGATATCGCCGGCCGCGATGACTATGTGAAAGCCGGCATTTCGAAAAAGTCGCTGGTCAACAAAGTGCCGAAGCTGCTGCGTCCGTATGCGGTCTGCACTTATTTCAGCCTGCAGTATTTTCTGCGCTGGCGCCGCAAGTGGGTAGCACAGCTGGCGGACGCCGACCTGGTCGTGGTCGGCGGCGGCCAGCTGCTGCTGGACGTGCACCTGAACTTCCCGGTCAAGCTGTTCCTGCTGTCGAAGGCGGTCAAGGCCGCCGGCAAGTCCGGCAAGGTCGCGGTATTCGGCGTCGGCGTGTCGAAGAGCATGTCGCGCGCCGGCACCGGCCTGATCAAGCGCACCTGGGAAAACCTGGCGCCGATCCAGGCCAGCACCCGCGACATCGCCTCGGCGCAGAATCTGAAGCTGATCCTGGCGCAGCCGCTGGAGGTCAAGGTGACGCCGGATCCAGGCATCTATTCGCAGCAGACGTTTGCCGCATTCCTGCCGCCGCGCACTGCCGGCAATGTGCTGGGAATCTGCATTTCCAGTCCGCTGGAACTGAACCAGGCCGGCGTCGAGAAGCAGGACTACAGCGAGCGCATCGGTAAATATTTCCAGGAGCTGGCGCAGCAGGCGATGACGCTGGGATACCGGGTGCACCTGTTTACCAACGGCTCGCCGGAAGACGAGGCATTCAAGGACGCGCTGGCAGCCGACCTCGATCCTGAGATCGTCAACCTGCCGCGTCCTGGCGTGCCATCGCAGCTGGTGGCCAACATCGGCCAGTGCGACTGCATCATCGCGCACCGGCTGCATGCCAATATTGTCGCCTACGCGCTGGATATCCCGAGCATCGGTCTGAACTGGGACAGCAAGGTCCAGTCGTTTTTCGAACTGACCGGCCGCGGCCGCTTCTTCATGCAGGCGCCGGTGCCGGACGTCACCCGTACTTTCAAGCTGCTGTATCAGGCGTTGCAAGTGGATGGCACTGGCGAGAAAGTGCGCCTGACGCAACAGCTGACGACCGAAATCGCGGCCTTGCTGGAACGTTCAGGCCTGGCCGCCAAGGCGTCCGCGCCAGAGCCGGACCGAGACCAGGCCGGCAGGGCCGCCGCGGCTGCTGCATAA
- a CDS encoding O-antigen and teichoic acid export membrane protein gives MKKAKALLQVIFEQAVFTLSFFATQALLARYLSVEAFASFSAIYSAVILLNIVHGCTVMEPLLVFAKSDYSIGRRLLLKLHAPMALLSVLVVIYLALRIPDTPPYFVYALILALAGFVAYWTVRAIAILENKSLKSVLPALAQLGGVCAAIAVIPKDSPYQLSELLAAIGLPLLLVSGLVAVMSKKKEEHPHPLPGEKISWLSFGLNNSLSQIMVWAMTHGLVIYYMSRQQADLAANFRVVMTLVLPAQYLNIAISNFGLPRLARLADEGSARFASMARMLIAATLASSLVYSLVLWLSGQLLVGLLFGAKYSGLDMRDYFLLPMILAAIQGTRTVLKALKLTHQASWAVAGGFLCFVLVFVTRPATSVSTVFVPTVFGLGLAAFIMFYQIRKSLKVVAI, from the coding sequence ATGAAAAAAGCCAAGGCGCTGCTGCAAGTCATTTTTGAGCAAGCAGTTTTCACGCTGTCGTTTTTTGCCACCCAGGCGCTGCTGGCGCGCTACCTGAGCGTGGAAGCGTTCGCCTCGTTTTCGGCCATCTATTCGGCGGTGATCCTGCTCAATATCGTGCACGGCTGCACCGTCATGGAACCGTTGCTGGTGTTCGCCAAATCGGACTATTCGATAGGTCGCCGGCTGCTGCTGAAGCTGCACGCGCCGATGGCGTTGCTAAGCGTGCTGGTGGTGATCTACCTGGCTTTGCGCATACCGGATACGCCACCATATTTCGTCTATGCATTGATCCTGGCGCTAGCAGGTTTTGTGGCGTACTGGACGGTGCGTGCGATCGCCATCCTGGAAAACAAAAGCCTGAAATCGGTGCTGCCGGCACTGGCCCAGCTGGGCGGCGTGTGCGCGGCGATTGCCGTGATTCCCAAGGACAGTCCTTATCAGTTGAGCGAACTGCTGGCCGCCATCGGTTTGCCGCTGCTGCTGGTGAGCGGACTGGTCGCCGTCATGTCGAAAAAGAAAGAAGAGCACCCGCATCCGCTGCCAGGCGAAAAAATCTCCTGGCTGAGCTTCGGCCTGAACAATTCCCTGAGCCAGATCATGGTCTGGGCCATGACTCACGGCCTGGTGATTTATTACATGTCGCGGCAGCAGGCCGACCTGGCCGCCAACTTCCGGGTGGTGATGACCTTGGTGCTGCCGGCGCAATACCTGAATATCGCCATCTCGAATTTCGGCTTGCCGAGGCTGGCGCGGCTGGCCGATGAAGGTTCGGCCAGGTTTGCTTCCATGGCGCGCATGCTGATCGCGGCGACGCTGGCTTCCAGCCTGGTCTATAGCCTGGTGCTGTGGCTCTCCGGACAGTTGCTGGTCGGCTTGCTGTTCGGCGCCAAATACAGCGGCCTCGACATGCGCGACTACTTCCTGCTGCCGATGATACTGGCGGCGATCCAGGGCACGCGCACCGTATTGAAGGCGCTCAAGCTGACCCATCAGGCCAGCTGGGCGGTGGCCGGCGGGTTTCTCTGTTTCGTACTGGTGTTCGTCACCCGGCCGGCGACCTCGGTCAGCACGGTCTTCGTTCCGACCGTATTCGGCCTGGGACTCGCCGCTTTCATCATGTTTTATCAAATCCGAAAAAGTCTAAAAGTGGTGGCCATATGA
- a CDS encoding glycosyltransferase family 4 protein, whose translation METPEPVLHVLNVAETIKGGVATYLETLERLSADFNCRFDYLVPAAQADQLKAERVHHHSHSRGGLGPFKLALAIVRQVRKSHPDMVYAHSTFAGVALCLAKPWLGRKVKTIYCAHGWASFRDRSRSVTLVTRAIEKIMSYIPNAVIDISRYEHVNNRKFGFSRNCILIQNTVLDRILPPAKDGGNQDDGRLHILFVGRLDHQKGYDILVDAIRILQKSRPNYVYHIVGAPVLANLQIEMLEAANVHYYGWIGQAEINAYYDLADVLVMPSRAEGFGLTALEAFRSYVPVVASNRGALPDIVEHAVNGLIFNCTAGDLAEKLENLNRTSLGDYAEAARASYLIRFSPGQFIASYQKLFSRLRQTN comes from the coding sequence ATGGAAACGCCAGAACCCGTGCTGCATGTGCTGAACGTGGCCGAAACGATCAAAGGCGGAGTGGCCACCTACCTGGAAACGCTGGAACGCCTCAGCGCCGATTTCAACTGCCGTTTCGATTACCTGGTTCCTGCCGCCCAGGCCGATCAGCTGAAAGCGGAGCGGGTGCATCATCACTCGCATTCGCGCGGCGGGCTGGGGCCGTTCAAGCTGGCGCTGGCGATCGTGCGCCAGGTACGCAAATCGCACCCTGACATGGTCTACGCCCACAGCACCTTCGCCGGCGTTGCGTTGTGCCTGGCCAAGCCATGGCTGGGGCGCAAGGTAAAGACGATCTATTGCGCCCACGGCTGGGCCAGCTTCCGCGACCGCAGCAGATCGGTGACCCTGGTTACCCGCGCGATCGAAAAAATCATGTCGTATATCCCCAACGCGGTGATCGATATCTCGCGTTACGAACATGTCAACAACCGCAAGTTTGGTTTCTCCCGCAACTGCATCCTGATCCAGAACACCGTCCTCGACCGCATCCTGCCGCCGGCCAAGGACGGCGGAAACCAGGATGACGGGCGTTTGCATATCCTGTTTGTCGGCCGGCTGGATCACCAAAAGGGCTACGATATCCTGGTGGACGCCATCCGCATCCTGCAAAAGAGCCGGCCGAACTATGTGTATCATATCGTCGGTGCGCCGGTGCTGGCGAATCTGCAGATCGAAATGCTGGAAGCGGCCAACGTGCATTATTACGGCTGGATAGGGCAGGCCGAAATCAATGCCTATTACGACCTGGCCGATGTGCTGGTGATGCCGTCGCGCGCCGAAGGGTTCGGGCTGACTGCGCTCGAGGCTTTCCGCAGTTATGTGCCGGTGGTCGCCAGCAATCGCGGCGCCTTGCCCGACATCGTGGAGCATGCGGTCAACGGCCTGATTTTCAACTGCACCGCGGGCGACCTGGCCGAAAAGCTGGAAAACCTGAACCGCACCAGCCTGGGCGACTACGCAGAGGCGGCGCGCGCCTCTTACCTGATACGTTTCTCCCCTGGCCAGTTCATCGCCAGCTACCAGAAATTATTTTCACGCCTGCGGCAAACCAATTAG